The Sorghum bicolor cultivar BTx623 chromosome 6, Sorghum_bicolor_NCBIv3, whole genome shotgun sequence genome contains the following window.
GACCCGAGCAGGAGCAGGCATGGATATGGATTTAGGCACAAAATCACACCTGTTACGGGTCATTGGTAATTGATATTTTAATAGGTAGAATAGGTAGATTTTTTGTTTATTGGTACTGGTTTGGAATAGCAAAACCCAGCAGGTTTGTACCCATTGCCATCTCACTTACATACGTGGCTTTCGTTGCACAACAGTGCAGCACCATACAGCTTAAACAGGAAAGTACAATGCGCTAGCGCAATGCTGGTTGCTCAGCCGCTGGCGCCGTGGAAGACAGATTTTTGCTCAAAGAAATTCACAAATCTAGCATTCTGGCACCACTATGGACAAAACAGAACACCAAGTAAGAGCAAATGCATATGTGAATTATCTGCAGAGCAAGGCCTCTGAAATACCACTTGATTTGCAATCTACAACCACCTTTTGAGTTTTATATATCAATCAGGGAAGTAACGAATGACAATGACATCCGGATGTAAGCACAAACTGCTCAGCTCAGCTCGTCTGGAAGGTACAGCCAGCCAGGACCAAGCATGCGCTATGCTGTTAGATCCCCCTTCCCAAGTTCTATTACACATTACAGAACCATGAGCAGATGAGCTCACCCGTCCATGAACCAAATTTTCCCCAAGCAATTGTCCAGCTATGTTAGGCAATCATACCAGGTGGAACTGCCACAGGCATCCCATGGACAACAACTTTGCAGTGGCACCCACCCATGCACAGCAGATTGCAGGGTAGGACCATAAAACCTAGCCACTTTCTCTCCTGCAGTTGCCCGGTAGAAGGTATCTAAACCGCTCGACATTCTTTAGTAGATAACTTGGAAGATGAACACCAGAATATGTGCTTGGGATCGGCCCCAGCTTGGCAATGATTTCTTGGAATGTGTACTCTTCTGGAAGCATATCAAAAAGATCCGCCCCtctgcagatgacatcttgaaTCCTTTCAGGGTTCAGGAAGTACTTGAATCTGATCCTGTCAACATGGCTGTACGCTTGCATCTTGAAGGCAAAATCGCTTATGTAACGGAAGCAAAAGCTGCAGTGCCACCCCGAATCAGCAAGAAGCTCATCTGTCTGCCGGAAGTGTGCATACCTTGTCTTTCCAGATTTGTACTTGTGTATTGATGCCCTCCAGCTCTTGTCATCCAAGAAAAACTCAAATGAGTAAAGGTAATTCCTGAGCTGAAGATGAAGTATGTCTGGAATGTCATCGCACCACCTTAAGAGATCAATTGTGTGACCGCTTGGGATTTCATCAACATCCGACATGATCAGCAGGTCATCATCTTCTATTCTTGCAAGCTTAAGAAGCTGGTCCAGGGCAACCCTCTGATATGACTCCTCAACAAATGGGTTCTCCCCCTTCACGAACCTTCCCCCAATACTACCATATGACAGCCGTGATTTAACAAACCCAAACCGATGCTCGTTTTCCTTGAAGTGGAGGGGCTTTTTAATGCCAGTAAAGGTTGAGTTGGACTCTAGAAGCACAAACTCTGACACATAGGGACTAAGCTCATTCCAACGGATCTCCAGGATATCAAGCTCATTGCTGAAGAGTACAGCATCAAAGACACGGCGTGGGATATCACGGACTTTCCACCCATGTAACTTGCAGAGGTTCTCCATGGTTACATTCTCATGGTAGTAGTGAGGGATTGTCTTGAAGGGCTTGGGAGGAGATTCCCAGATTGGCCGGAGGAAGTATGTGACCTTTTGACCATGTGCATATATCATCAGAATTAGAATTGGCACACCAATCAAGAGGACCATAAGTGCCCTTAAATCAAATCCCCGTAGCGCGCACTTTAGCCTTGACATGGTCAGAGCTGCCTTTGACACAGGCTGCAATGAATTCATCAATCATATAAGAAATCAAACAAGCAATAGTAGACAAGGAATTCTGTAAAGCAAATAAGAACACCAGCTATCTTCaaactatttaaaattctaGTATACACATGTATTAGCCACTCTCTACCCCCAGAGTAATAAAACTTTGCTATAAACACAGCCTTCTTACCGGAGAGGTATAAACTCCTGAAGCAATAACCCAAACATCAACTTTTCAGAGCAAAAGGGTTTGTTATTTCCAGGAAGGCGTCATCAAAAGCTAAACACTTAAACAGAAGCTGACTAGCACCGCACACAACCAGCAAAGAGCAAACAAAAACCTAACTAATGTCACAACTACATGCACAAACGCAGAAAGCTGAAGTTAACAACGAGCACGTGGTTAGCAAAAAAAACCATATAAACTAGGAACACAAAAACCGAAAGCATTTAGGATATGACAGTGCCCAACTGAACTAAATCGGCTTAAGGTTACAAGAGCACTCTGACACCAGTGATTGCAatgtttccaaaaaaaaaggcCGTAACTTTTCCTGTCTATCCAAAGGGATCAATAACAGTCCAAAATTCTGCAAACCCGGCGCAAAGCCTAAGCACAAGAGCCCGCCTGATGGATGGAATCAAGAAAGCAGCAGGAAAAAAACACACCCCCAAGCTCATCCAGAGACATATTCTGAAGCTCCAAATGTCATGCCCGAAACACGCGATTCGGCCACGTCGCGAGATTCTGCCACCCAAAAGGCGTGAAGAATTGGGACTCCCCAGCGGCACGGGCAGCACACCTAATCCGCCCCGTCGCCCATACCAGGGCAGCATGGCAGATCAACGACACCGCACGAGCATGGAACAGCAACGACCTCCACGCCCAGCGCCGCCCGCCGCCCCCAGAATCCAACCACAACCAGCA
Protein-coding sequences here:
- the LOC8058717 gene encoding beta-1,4-mannosyl-glycoprotein 4-beta-N-acetylglucosaminyltransferase, producing the protein MPEAGHYGYKKTDGICDGVCGEPVSKAALTMSRLKCALRGFDLRALMVLLIGVPILILMIYAHGQKVTYFLRPIWESPPKPFKTIPHYYHENVTMENLCKLHGWKVRDIPRRVFDAVLFSNELDILEIRWNELSPYVSEFVLLESNSTFTGIKKPLHFKENEHRFGFVKSRLSYGSIGGRFVKGENPFVEESYQRVALDQLLKLARIEDDDLLIMSDVDEIPSGHTIDLLRWCDDIPDILHLQLRNYLYSFEFFLDDKSWRASIHKYKSGKTRYAHFRQTDELLADSGWHCSFCFRYISDFAFKMQAYSHVDRIRFKYFLNPERIQDVICRGADLFDMLPEEYTFQEIIAKLGPIPSTYSGVHLPSYLLKNVERFRYLLPGNCRRESG